Proteins from one Microcaecilia unicolor chromosome 2, aMicUni1.1, whole genome shotgun sequence genomic window:
- the FNDC9 gene encoding fibronectin type III domain-containing protein 9, giving the protein MSIAIRNVTFSSALVAWSHNHYTCADNFYKVIYRPNWNNILSGVSRQNIHQEEVIPLSRNSLTLQRLTPSTNYILCVTCRGTHPSRDQCTIFHTMTRHAELPGSKRLDLAFMIWLISSALLLIIAMILLYGCLRMWCKKCKYIPQDSPSEPIGTCEENTPAWHGVNAETALMDDTFQVSTVIVLDRVSETKSDGLLQKTQGGEKCSFVT; this is encoded by the coding sequence ATGAGTATTGCCATTAGGAATGTTACTTTTTCTTCAGCTTTGGTAGCCTGGTCCCATAATCATTACACCTGTGCTGATAATTTCTACAAGGTCATATATCGCCCAAACTGGAACAACATATTGTCTGGGGTTTCTAGGCAGAATATACATCAAGAAGAAGTCATACCTTTAAGCCGCAATTCCTTGACCCTACAGAGATTAACACCATCCACAAACTATATCCTGTGTGTCACCTGCCGTGGGACTCATCCTTCTAGAGACCAATGTACCATATTCCATACAATGACCAGACATGCTGAGTTACCAGGCAGCAAAAGGTTGGACCTGGCTTTCATGATTTGGCTTATCAGCAGTGCCCTTCTCCTCATAATTGCTATGATACTGCTTTATGGGTGTCTCAGAATGTGGTGTAAGAAATGCAAATACATCCCGCAGGATTCTCCTTCAGAACCTATTGGTACTTGTGAAGAGAATACTCCGGCTTGGCATGGGGTGAATGCAGAAACTGCACTCATGGATGACACATTTCAAGTTTCCACAGTAATTGTACTTGACAGAGTTTCAGAAACCAAATCTGATGGCCTGCTACAGAAGACCCAAGGAGGGGAAAAGTGTTCTTTTGTTACATAA